The following are encoded in a window of Halosolutus halophilus genomic DNA:
- a CDS encoding sulfatase-like hydrolase/transferase, translating into MTNVALVILDTLRDDAFEEHFDWLPGRRFDRAWSTSHWTVPAHASLFTGRYASEVGVYAGAQTFDCPERLLAERLRSAGYTTRAFSANPNLSPVFDADRGFDQFELSWRLEHHGEDLFDWDGFIAETREHGPERYAIALKEVLLGDSRTLPSLKHGAKLKLRDTPLARHVEHVDDGASTALELVRDAAFGDDEFLFLNLMEAHSPYDPPPEWKTVDVDVDGLAASLGEPTDDPADLERAYDDCVRYLSHVYERIFASLRESFDVIVTVSDHGELLGEHGGWEHLSGIYPELARVPLSIYDARDGAVEDVTHDDRSVSLMDVHETVLAAADLESDPDARGRDLTDPDRLESADRNGSDDGFRGCEVLVEYHGLPERHLDALRRNGFEDLEYRTRWLDGIALGDYFGYETFDGFEEWGEPPYEDPRARLRDLVDALDRRTDVEEDRELDESVMRQLEDLGYA; encoded by the coding sequence ATGACGAACGTCGCACTCGTCATCCTCGACACGCTCCGGGACGACGCCTTCGAGGAGCACTTCGACTGGCTTCCCGGCAGGCGGTTCGATCGCGCCTGGAGTACGAGCCACTGGACGGTCCCGGCGCACGCCTCGCTGTTCACCGGCCGATACGCGAGCGAGGTCGGCGTCTACGCCGGCGCACAGACCTTCGACTGTCCCGAACGCCTGCTCGCGGAGCGGCTGCGATCGGCCGGGTACACGACGCGGGCGTTCAGCGCGAACCCCAACCTCTCCCCCGTGTTCGACGCCGACCGCGGCTTCGATCAGTTCGAACTGAGCTGGCGCCTGGAGCACCACGGGGAGGACCTCTTCGACTGGGACGGCTTCATCGCGGAGACGCGCGAGCACGGCCCGGAGCGGTACGCGATCGCGCTCAAGGAGGTTCTGCTTGGGGACAGCCGGACGCTCCCGTCGCTGAAACACGGCGCGAAGCTGAAGCTTCGCGACACGCCGCTCGCTCGCCACGTCGAACACGTCGACGACGGCGCGAGCACCGCGCTCGAACTGGTCCGCGACGCGGCGTTCGGCGACGACGAGTTCCTCTTCCTGAACCTGATGGAGGCTCACTCGCCGTACGATCCGCCCCCGGAGTGGAAGACCGTCGACGTCGACGTCGACGGGCTGGCCGCCTCGCTCGGCGAGCCGACGGACGACCCCGCGGACCTCGAACGGGCGTACGACGACTGCGTCCGGTATCTCTCGCACGTCTACGAGCGGATCTTCGCGTCCCTGCGCGAGTCGTTCGACGTGATCGTCACGGTCAGCGATCACGGCGAACTCCTCGGCGAACACGGCGGCTGGGAACACCTCTCGGGCATCTACCCCGAACTCGCCCGCGTCCCGCTGTCGATCTACGACGCGCGCGACGGGGCGGTCGAGGACGTCACGCACGACGATCGATCGGTGTCCCTGATGGACGTCCACGAGACCGTCCTCGCCGCGGCGGACCTCGAATCCGATCCCGACGCGCGAGGGCGCGACCTCACCGACCCGGACCGCCTGGAGTCAGCGGACCGAAACGGGTCGGACGACGGGTTCCGCGGCTGCGAAGTGCTCGTCGAGTACCACGGGCTTCCCGAGCGGCACCTCGACGCCCTGCGGCGCAACGGGTTCGAGGACCTCGAGTACCGCACCCGGTGGCTCGACGGGATCGCGCTGGGCGACTATTTCGGCTACGAGACGTTCGACGGGTTCGAGGAGTGGGGCGAGCCCCCCTACGAGGACCCGCGAGCGCGGCTCCGGGACCTCGTCGACGCACTC
- a CDS encoding glycosyltransferase: MTEPPVSRVSRPIDHPDPRVSVVVPTIPANSHDAVVEHLREQTVDAYEVIVVDDATLDICEARNEGIRAARGSIVALTDDDCRPPRDWLSRVERAFDRDPGLVCLEGAVHGGRTYDGERRYVGCNLAFDREGAVAVGGFRSAFAGWRDDTEFGWRMERDAPGHCAYHDDVRMLHPEPPRATLDRNLEARLREEYPRRYEAVLVPDTLPGRVNDWLWRKGFWNLVDAIRYDLPNAVRSDR, encoded by the coding sequence GTGACGGAACCGCCGGTCTCACGCGTCTCCCGCCCGATAGACCACCCCGATCCCCGCGTATCGGTGGTCGTCCCGACGATTCCCGCGAACAGCCACGACGCCGTCGTCGAGCACCTCCGCGAGCAGACGGTCGACGCCTACGAGGTGATCGTCGTCGACGACGCGACGCTCGACATCTGCGAGGCGCGCAACGAGGGAATTCGGGCCGCCCGGGGGAGTATCGTGGCGCTGACGGACGACGACTGTCGGCCGCCCCGTGACTGGCTCTCGCGCGTCGAGCGCGCGTTCGATCGCGACCCGGGCCTCGTCTGCCTCGAGGGGGCCGTTCACGGCGGGCGGACCTACGACGGCGAGCGACGCTACGTCGGCTGCAACCTCGCGTTCGATCGCGAGGGAGCGGTCGCCGTCGGCGGCTTCCGATCGGCGTTCGCCGGCTGGCGCGACGACACCGAGTTCGGCTGGCGGATGGAGCGCGACGCGCCGGGTCACTGCGCGTACCACGACGACGTCCGAATGCTCCATCCGGAGCCGCCGCGAGCGACGCTCGACCGGAACCTCGAGGCCCGCCTGCGAGAGGAGTATCCCCGTCGGTACGAAGCGGTGCTCGTTCCGGACACCCTCCCCGGCCGAGTCAACGACTGGCTGTGGCGCAAGGGGTTCTGGAACCTCGTCGACGCGATCCGGTACGACCTCCCGAACGCCGTTCGATCCGACAGATGA
- a CDS encoding glycosyltransferase — MTDVAILHDRFPGVGGGEEFAIEAARVLDAPIYTTYVAEGTALPDDVEVIPFRQAKYTSLPWRPFLEWKNEGMNPLETLNVALDVTDAHEDLTGYDVILESAPLSKNYVPTTDQRIVHYPHSPPRWLYDLYRDRLSSFRKPFVEAGVKAYAKGWRALDKEANDYVDRFVANSELVRDRIRRFYDRDAAVVYPPVTGDWRNEGDDGYFVTWSRLAPEKRTDLIAKAFAGLDERLVIAGDGQQRDRIERIAATHDNVEVRGYVEDIESLVARATAVVYAPKREDFGLVGAETMMAGKPLLGVDEGFTRYQIQSGRTGLRFDPTVASIRAAVRRFDPDDFDPVAIREEARRYEYERFAQGLRDVVAETASAEPHSRSGGDRDRDRDRSRWGDAEGRRTDETGSTRLEGVTDE; from the coding sequence GTGACCGACGTCGCGATCCTCCACGATCGGTTCCCCGGCGTCGGCGGCGGCGAGGAGTTCGCGATAGAGGCCGCGCGGGTGCTCGACGCGCCGATCTACACGACCTACGTCGCCGAGGGGACGGCCCTGCCGGACGACGTCGAGGTGATCCCGTTCCGGCAGGCCAAGTACACCTCGCTCCCGTGGCGTCCGTTCCTCGAGTGGAAAAACGAGGGAATGAACCCCCTCGAGACGCTCAACGTGGCACTCGACGTGACCGACGCCCACGAGGACCTCACCGGGTACGACGTGATCCTCGAGAGCGCGCCGCTCTCGAAGAACTACGTCCCGACGACCGACCAGCGGATCGTCCACTATCCGCACAGTCCGCCGCGCTGGCTGTACGACCTTTACCGCGATCGGCTCTCGTCGTTCCGAAAACCGTTCGTCGAGGCCGGCGTCAAGGCCTACGCGAAGGGCTGGCGGGCGCTGGACAAGGAGGCCAACGATTACGTCGATCGGTTCGTCGCGAACAGCGAACTCGTCCGGGACCGAATCCGGCGCTTCTACGACCGGGACGCGGCGGTCGTCTACCCGCCGGTGACCGGCGACTGGCGCAACGAGGGCGACGACGGCTACTTCGTCACGTGGTCCCGACTCGCCCCCGAGAAGCGGACCGACCTGATCGCGAAGGCCTTCGCGGGGCTCGACGAGCGTCTCGTGATCGCCGGCGACGGGCAACAACGCGATCGAATCGAGCGGATCGCAGCGACCCACGACAACGTCGAGGTGCGGGGCTACGTCGAGGACATCGAGTCGCTCGTCGCACGGGCGACCGCTGTCGTCTACGCGCCGAAACGTGAGGACTTCGGGCTCGTCGGCGCAGAAACCATGATGGCCGGCAAGCCCCTGCTCGGCGTGGACGAGGGGTTCACGCGGTACCAGATTCAGAGCGGTCGGACGGGGCTCCGCTTCGACCCGACCGTCGCCTCGATCCGGGCCGCCGTTCGACGATTCGATCCCGACGACTTCGATCCGGTCGCGATCCGCGAGGAGGCGAGGCGGTACGAGTACGAGCGGTTCGCACAGGGGCTCCGTGACGTCGTCGCGGAGACGGCGTCCGCGGAGCCGCATTCGAGATCCGGCGGGGACCGGGACCGGGACCGGGATCGGTCGCGATGGGGCGACGCGGAGGGACGGCGCACCGACGAAACGGGATCGACCCGGCTCGAGGGGGTGACCGACGAGTGA
- a CDS encoding glycosyltransferase: protein MKRLLEALFGLIALTGLPYLIYLGVYYLRRPSGTPADTWPREPSVSIVLPTYNEAAIVESKLEELVELDYPMDRVELVVVDSSDDGTADLVETFFAGRSDPDLTLIRKDEREGLAIALNEAYAAAENEIVVKTDCDSRLAPDAVRRAAANLADPEVAAVTGRNADVIGGSEVERGYRDVQTMIQVLESHIDSTLIFHGPFSAYERDAIVPVDADSIADDTELALRIRRNGGRVVFDPAIRYREAAHSSFGKRRDQKDRRAMGLLRLLWRQRDALGRHGAYGRVVLPFNWWFMVISPWLVAGSLALATVGSLAVLGPLGLIVPAGVLAFTALGSRDALGPVQPLYSLFDTQISLFRASVALLRAEDETEHDGTWTPDRELREVLR, encoded by the coding sequence ATGAAGCGGCTCCTCGAGGCCCTGTTCGGTCTGATCGCACTGACGGGACTTCCCTATCTAATCTACCTCGGCGTGTACTACCTCCGGCGTCCCTCGGGTACGCCCGCCGACACGTGGCCTCGAGAGCCGTCGGTGAGCATCGTCCTGCCGACGTACAACGAGGCGGCGATCGTCGAGTCGAAACTCGAGGAACTGGTCGAACTGGACTACCCCATGGATCGGGTCGAACTCGTCGTCGTCGACTCGAGCGACGACGGGACGGCCGACCTGGTCGAGACCTTCTTCGCCGGCCGCTCCGACCCGGACCTCACGCTCATCCGAAAAGACGAGCGCGAGGGGCTCGCGATCGCGCTGAACGAGGCCTACGCCGCCGCCGAAAACGAAATCGTGGTCAAGACCGACTGTGACTCCCGTCTCGCACCCGACGCCGTCAGGCGGGCGGCCGCGAACCTCGCGGATCCCGAGGTGGCCGCGGTGACCGGCCGCAACGCCGACGTCATCGGCGGCAGCGAGGTTGAGCGGGGCTACCGGGACGTCCAGACGATGATCCAGGTCCTCGAGTCCCACATCGACTCGACGCTGATCTTCCACGGGCCGTTCTCGGCGTACGAGCGCGACGCGATCGTGCCGGTCGACGCGGACTCGATCGCGGACGACACCGAACTCGCCCTGCGAATTCGCCGTAACGGGGGGCGGGTCGTCTTCGATCCCGCCATCCGGTACCGGGAAGCCGCCCACTCCTCGTTCGGCAAGCGCCGCGACCAGAAGGATCGCCGCGCGATGGGGCTGTTACGGCTCCTGTGGCGACAGCGCGACGCGCTCGGTCGACACGGAGCCTACGGCCGCGTCGTCTTGCCGTTCAACTGGTGGTTCATGGTGATCTCGCCGTGGCTCGTCGCCGGATCGCTCGCGCTCGCGACGGTCGGCTCGCTGGCCGTGCTGGGCCCCCTCGGACTGATCGTCCCCGCCGGCGTCCTCGCGTTCACCGCGCTCGGCTCCCGGGATGCGCTCGGTCCGGTCCAGCCGCTGTACTCCCTGTTCGACACGCAGATATCGCTGTTTCGCGCGAGCGTGGCGCTCCTTCGCGCCGAGGACGAGACCGAACACGACGGCACCTGGACGCCGGATCGGGAACTCCGGGAGGTGTTACGGTGA
- a CDS encoding CTP-dependent riboflavin kinase: MSLTTESAVGHDELAVLKLLALEGGLEGDVKISCSHLADRLDASNQTASRRLQRLESADLLERDTVSDGQWVAITDDGERTLHAEYEDYRRIFESDSEVELDGTVTSGMGEGRHYISLPGYSRQFEDRLGYEPFPGTLNVDLREDSVRRRSAVSSLEPVPIDGWEDDERTYGPAVCHPATIETADGDSYDRAHVIAPERTHHDDDQLEVIAPDKLREELALEDGDRVTVSVGDRR; this comes from the coding sequence ATGTCACTGACGACTGAGTCCGCCGTCGGTCACGACGAACTCGCCGTGCTGAAACTGCTCGCTCTCGAGGGCGGGCTCGAGGGCGACGTCAAGATTTCCTGTTCTCACCTCGCCGATCGGCTCGACGCGTCCAACCAGACCGCCTCGCGACGGCTCCAGCGACTCGAGAGTGCGGACCTGCTCGAGCGCGATACGGTCAGCGACGGCCAGTGGGTCGCGATCACCGACGACGGCGAACGAACCCTCCACGCCGAGTACGAGGATTACCGCCGCATCTTCGAGAGCGACTCCGAAGTCGAACTCGACGGCACCGTCACCAGCGGGATGGGCGAGGGCCGACACTACATCTCGCTGCCGGGCTACAGCCGCCAGTTCGAGGACCGGCTGGGGTACGAGCCGTTCCCCGGTACGCTGAACGTCGACCTCCGGGAGGACAGCGTCCGCCGGCGGAGCGCGGTCTCCTCGCTCGAACCGGTCCCGATCGACGGCTGGGAGGACGACGAACGGACGTACGGCCCTGCTGTCTGTCACCCCGCGACGATCGAGACGGCCGACGGCGACAGCTACGATCGGGCCCACGTCATCGCCCCCGAACGGACCCACCACGACGACGACCAACTCGAGGTCATCGCGCCCGACAAACTCCGCGAGGAACTCGCCCTCGAGGACGGCGACCGCGTCACCGTCTCCGTGGGTGATCGGCGATGA
- the ribB gene encoding 3,4-dihydroxy-2-butanone-4-phosphate synthase, with protein MTGRHAGARSNAGPGDAGRAADLDAFDRALDALRTGDPILVHDAADREGETDLIYHADAVTPDAVARLRNDAGGLVCVALGHDVAEAFDLPFYTEEVDHPAAGDHDLGYDERSSFSLTVNHRDTYTGITDADRSTTIQALGAAAAAPGHVDFAEQFRVPGHVHLLKAAPDLLAQREGHTELGIALADVADLPSAVVVCEMLDDETGEALTPADARAYADRHGFAYLEGSDITSRLG; from the coding sequence ATGACTGGCCGTCACGCGGGCGCCCGCTCGAACGCGGGGCCGGGCGACGCTGGGAGAGCCGCCGACCTCGATGCGTTCGATCGAGCCCTCGACGCGCTCCGGACCGGCGACCCGATCCTGGTCCACGACGCGGCCGATCGCGAAGGCGAGACGGACCTCATCTATCACGCCGACGCCGTCACGCCCGACGCCGTCGCCCGCCTGCGAAACGACGCCGGCGGGCTGGTCTGCGTCGCGCTCGGCCACGACGTCGCGGAGGCGTTCGACCTCCCCTTCTACACCGAGGAGGTCGACCACCCCGCCGCCGGGGACCACGACCTCGGCTACGACGAACGCTCCTCGTTCTCGCTGACGGTCAACCACCGCGACACCTACACCGGGATCACCGACGCCGATCGATCGACAACTATCCAGGCGCTCGGCGCGGCCGCCGCCGCTCCCGGACACGTCGACTTCGCCGAGCAGTTCCGCGTCCCCGGCCACGTCCACCTGCTGAAAGCCGCCCCCGACCTGCTCGCCCAGCGCGAGGGCCACACCGAACTGGGAATCGCCCTCGCCGACGTCGCCGACCTCCCCTCTGCCGTCGTCGTCTGCGAGATGCTCGACGACGAGACCGGCGAGGCGCTCACGCCGGCCGACGCCCGCGCCTACGCGGATCGCCACGGCTTCGCCTACCTCGAGGGCAGCGATATCACGTCACGGCTCGGCTGA
- a CDS encoding DUF7471 family protein, which yields MDYTSPFDVPWLDPQLAPVLIVIIVLAVLGTTVLFCCGVVAYWRRRSTRYLLITIVLGLLVVRSLVGLGTVFGLVPMTVHHLVEHSFDFTIAVLVLYAVYRAGTTSGRVSIGTDDD from the coding sequence ATGGACTACACGAGCCCGTTCGACGTCCCGTGGCTGGATCCACAGCTGGCGCCCGTTCTCATCGTCATCATCGTCCTCGCCGTCCTCGGGACGACGGTGCTCTTTTGCTGTGGCGTCGTCGCGTATTGGCGGCGTCGATCGACCCGGTATCTGCTGATCACGATCGTCCTCGGGTTGCTCGTGGTCCGATCGCTGGTCGGTCTCGGGACCGTGTTCGGACTGGTGCCGATGACGGTCCACCACCTCGTCGAACACAGTTTCGACTTTACGATCGCCGTGCTCGTGCTGTACGCGGTGTATCGGGCCGGGACGACCTCGGGTCGGGTCTCGATCGGGACCGACGACGATTGA
- a CDS encoding winged helix-turn-helix transcriptional regulator produces MSETRRQIRDRIHTNAGVHFNELVRRSEFAPGQIQYHVRRLLDADELVRNEFYGQTHYYPPGYDEWERAVLALFRRETAREIVVYLIEHEPVDPATVAADLDIARSTLEYHLDRLTDHDVVEKRYDDRNRVSLRLANPDRTAPLLSEVTPTVPDRLVDRFTRLVDGLLENAPEADRATEAD; encoded by the coding sequence ATGAGCGAGACGCGACGACAGATACGCGATCGCATCCACACGAACGCCGGAGTCCATTTCAACGAACTCGTCCGCAGATCCGAGTTCGCACCCGGACAGATCCAGTACCACGTCCGTCGACTGCTGGACGCGGACGAACTCGTCCGCAACGAATTCTACGGGCAGACCCACTACTACCCGCCCGGCTACGACGAGTGGGAACGCGCCGTCCTCGCGCTGTTCCGGCGCGAAACCGCCCGCGAAATCGTCGTCTACCTCATCGAACACGAGCCAGTCGATCCTGCCACGGTCGCCGCCGACCTCGATATCGCCCGGAGCACGCTCGAGTACCACCTCGACCGGCTCACCGACCACGACGTCGTCGAGAAACGCTACGACGATCGCAACCGCGTCAGTCTCCGCCTCGCGAACCCCGATCGGACCGCCCCGCTGCTCTCGGAGGTCACGCCGACCGTTCCCGATCGGCTGGTCGATCGGTTCACCCGACTCGTCGACGGCCTCCTCGAGAACGCGCCGGAAGCCGACCGGGCCACCGAGGCCGACTGA
- a CDS encoding branched-chain amino acid transaminase, whose protein sequence is MGFDEMDVDTIWMDGEFVDWDEAQIHVLTHGLHYGTGVFEGARCYDTERGPAIFRWEEHLDRLFQSAKPYEMDIDFSNEELTEATIELIQRQELPSCYIRPLAFYGYNSLGVSPKDCPTRTAIAVWPWGAYLGEDALENGIDVMISSWRKHASSQIPTNAKTTGLYVNSMLAGEEARRNGYAEAIVLNKEGNVAEGPGENIFLVRDGELYTPGLSESILDGITRDTVITLAEDLGYTVHDNVSISRGELNTADELFFTGSAAEVTPIRKVDNVVIGDGSRGPITEEIQSKFFEVVERRTDEYDEWFHYV, encoded by the coding sequence ATGGGATTCGACGAGATGGACGTCGACACGATCTGGATGGACGGGGAGTTCGTCGACTGGGACGAGGCACAGATCCACGTGCTCACTCACGGACTCCACTACGGAACGGGCGTCTTCGAGGGCGCGCGGTGTTACGACACCGAGCGAGGGCCCGCGATCTTCCGCTGGGAGGAACACCTCGATCGGCTCTTCCAGTCCGCCAAACCGTACGAGATGGACATCGATTTCTCGAACGAAGAACTCACCGAGGCCACGATCGAACTCATCCAGCGCCAGGAACTGCCCTCCTGTTACATCCGACCGCTCGCGTTCTACGGCTACAACTCGCTGGGCGTGAGCCCGAAGGACTGTCCCACCCGGACGGCGATCGCCGTCTGGCCGTGGGGGGCCTACCTCGGCGAGGACGCCCTCGAGAACGGAATCGACGTGATGATCTCCTCGTGGCGGAAACACGCCTCGAGCCAGATCCCGACGAACGCGAAGACGACCGGCCTCTACGTCAACAGCATGCTCGCCGGCGAAGAAGCCCGCCGCAACGGCTACGCGGAGGCGATCGTGCTCAACAAGGAGGGCAACGTCGCCGAAGGCCCCGGCGAGAACATCTTCCTCGTGCGTGACGGCGAACTCTACACCCCCGGGCTCTCGGAGTCCATTCTCGACGGCATCACCCGCGATACCGTGATCACGCTCGCCGAGGACCTCGGCTACACCGTCCACGACAACGTCTCGATCTCCCGCGGCGAACTCAACACGGCCGACGAACTGTTCTTCACCGGTTCCGCCGCCGAGGTCACGCCCATCCGGAAGGTCGACAACGTCGTCATCGGCGACGGCTCCCGCGGTCCGATCACCGAGGAAATCCAGTCGAAATTCTTCGAGGTCGTCGAGCGGCGCACCGACGAGTACGACGAGTGGTTCCACTACGTCTAG
- a CDS encoding DUF502 domain-containing protein produces the protein MASWKRDFASGLIVLGPILITLYVIFWLYGLVAGVTPELILNETALQRLIPGGSEQAQQTREQLAQLIRVIVALTVFIILTFSVGYLMRTTIGGLVERLVDDVANRVPVVRVVYNASKMAAETAFGEQESLQKPVKIEVWDGLRMTAFKTGKTSEDGREVLFLPTSPNITTGFVVEVAPEDITELDEDVEDALTRVLSAGFGDAKRNRGMDAGVSIDVVDEASANSTGNPDKADDD, from the coding sequence ATGGCTTCGTGGAAGCGGGATTTCGCGAGCGGGCTGATCGTCCTCGGCCCGATCCTCATTACCCTCTACGTCATCTTCTGGCTCTACGGACTCGTCGCCGGGGTGACTCCCGAACTCATCCTGAACGAAACAGCCCTTCAGCGGCTGATCCCGGGTGGCAGCGAGCAGGCCCAGCAGACCCGCGAGCAGCTCGCGCAACTCATCCGCGTGATCGTCGCGCTCACCGTCTTCATCATCCTCACGTTCTCGGTCGGCTACCTGATGCGGACGACGATCGGCGGCCTCGTCGAACGCCTCGTCGACGACGTCGCCAACCGCGTCCCCGTCGTGCGGGTCGTCTACAACGCCTCGAAGATGGCCGCCGAGACCGCCTTCGGCGAACAGGAGTCGCTCCAGAAACCGGTCAAGATCGAGGTCTGGGACGGGCTCCGGATGACGGCGTTCAAGACCGGCAAGACCTCTGAAGACGGCAGGGAGGTCCTCTTCCTGCCGACGTCGCCGAACATCACGACCGGATTCGTCGTCGAAGTCGCCCCGGAGGACATCACCGAACTCGACGAGGACGTCGAGGACGCGCTCACGCGAGTCCTCAGCGCCGGATTCGGCGACGCGAAACGCAATCGCGGCATGGACGCCGGGGTCTCGATCGACGTCGTCGACGAAGCGAGCGCGAACTCGACGGGGAACCCGGACAAGGCCGACGACGACTAA
- a CDS encoding proline dehydrogenase family protein, whose amino-acid sequence MIPPIANRFVAGESPAEALDHVRQLNERDRKAIVNLLGEHYDDRESVRADAAEYRSLAADIAAADLDACISIKPSQLGLDIGEDVFREELTEIVDTAAEEGVFVWIDMEDHTTTDATLDAFEDLAWKREGGVGVCVQANLKRTREDVKRLADVPGKVRFVKGAYDEPAALAYKDKATVNREYEALLEYAFEHFDDGIAVGSHDPAMIDRAIELHEEHGTDFEIQMLMGIREDAQDTLAEDYEVWQYAPYGDRWKSYFYRRAMERKENLWFAVRAIVGR is encoded by the coding sequence ATGATCCCGCCGATCGCGAATCGCTTCGTCGCGGGGGAGTCACCGGCCGAAGCCCTCGATCACGTCCGACAGCTGAACGAACGCGACCGCAAGGCGATCGTCAACCTGCTCGGTGAACACTACGACGATCGGGAGTCGGTCCGGGCGGACGCTGCGGAGTACCGATCGCTCGCGGCCGACATCGCAGCGGCAGACCTCGACGCCTGCATCTCGATCAAACCCTCGCAACTGGGGCTGGATATCGGCGAGGACGTCTTCCGCGAGGAACTCACCGAGATCGTCGACACCGCTGCCGAGGAGGGAGTCTTCGTCTGGATCGACATGGAAGATCACACGACGACCGACGCGACGCTCGACGCGTTCGAGGATCTCGCCTGGAAACGCGAGGGCGGAGTCGGGGTCTGCGTCCAGGCCAACCTCAAACGCACCCGCGAGGACGTGAAGCGACTCGCCGACGTCCCCGGCAAGGTCCGCTTCGTCAAGGGCGCCTACGACGAACCCGCTGCTCTCGCTTACAAGGACAAGGCCACGGTCAACCGCGAGTACGAGGCACTCCTCGAGTACGCGTTCGAGCACTTCGACGACGGTATCGCGGTCGGCAGTCACGATCCGGCGATGATCGACCGCGCGATCGAACTCCACGAGGAACACGGGACGGACTTCGAGATCCAGATGCTGATGGGCATCCGCGAGGACGCCCAGGACACCCTCGCCGAGGACTACGAGGTCTGGCAGTACGCCCCCTACGGCGACCGCTGGAAGTCGTACTTCTATCGGCGGGCGATGGAGCGAAAGGAAAACCTCTGGTTCGCCGTCCGGGCGATCGTCGGCCGGTAA
- a CDS encoding CDP-2,3-bis-(O-geranylgeranyl)-sn-glycerol synthase: protein MAVIETIVVAFWAMLPAYVPNNAAVLAGGGRPIDGGRTWGDRRVLGNGKTWRGTAAGILAGVALAAVLSLLADDVSAAIGIDVPAFDPLAAIGLAAGAMLGDVLASFLKRRTGRQRGAMFPGLDQLDFVVVSLPLTALLATEWFREVFTWDVILVVVVLTPLLHVTTNVIAYQLGLKNEPW from the coding sequence ATGGCAGTGATCGAGACGATCGTCGTCGCCTTCTGGGCGATGTTGCCCGCCTACGTCCCTAACAACGCCGCGGTCCTGGCCGGCGGCGGCCGGCCGATCGACGGCGGTCGGACGTGGGGGGACAGGCGGGTCCTCGGAAACGGGAAGACGTGGCGCGGGACGGCCGCAGGCATCCTCGCCGGCGTGGCGCTCGCGGCCGTGCTCTCGCTGCTCGCCGACGACGTGAGTGCTGCGATCGGGATCGACGTGCCGGCGTTCGATCCGCTGGCCGCGATCGGACTCGCGGCCGGGGCGATGCTCGGCGACGTCCTCGCGTCGTTTCTCAAACGCCGGACGGGCCGCCAGCGCGGGGCGATGTTCCCCGGACTCGATCAGCTCGACTTCGTCGTCGTCTCGCTCCCGCTGACCGCCCTGCTCGCGACGGAGTGGTTCCGCGAGGTGTTCACCTGGGACGTGATCCTCGTCGTCGTCGTGCTCACGCCGCTGTTGCACGTGACGACGAACGTGATCGCGTACCAGCTCGGACTGAAGAACGAACCCTGGTGA
- a CDS encoding 4a-hydroxytetrahydrobiopterin dehydratase translates to MTETTLADRECIACTSDDDPLDGAELDELYENLDTDVWKIVDEHHLEGTYEFEDFRDALEFTKEVGELAEEEWHHPDIHLSWGEVVIEMWTHKIDGLFETDFIMAARMDRFYEAYAPDA, encoded by the coding sequence ATGACCGAGACGACACTCGCCGATCGGGAGTGTATCGCCTGTACCAGCGACGACGATCCGCTCGACGGCGCGGAACTCGACGAGTTGTACGAGAACCTCGACACCGACGTCTGGAAAATCGTCGACGAACACCACCTCGAGGGGACCTACGAGTTCGAGGACTTTCGCGACGCCCTCGAGTTCACGAAGGAGGTGGGCGAGCTGGCCGAGGAGGAGTGGCACCACCCCGACATCCACCTCTCCTGGGGTGAAGTCGTGATCGAGATGTGGACCCACAAGATCGACGGGCTGTTCGAGACCGACTTCATCATGGCCGCCCGCATGGACCGGTTCTACGAGGCGTACGCGCCGGACGCGTAG